A single genomic interval of Trichosurus vulpecula isolate mTriVul1 chromosome 6, mTriVul1.pri, whole genome shotgun sequence harbors:
- the LOC118852930 gene encoding vomeronasal type-1 receptor 1-like, which yields MLTFDEILGIVYLQPTVVGFLGNCILLFLNGFNFLLVRRTRPKNLIFIHLAFSNAMVLLFRGMPTIARLWRVRCLLDETGIKIITYMQTLSRSLSLCSTCLLSAFQAITISPNNSIWAQLKMRAPKCIIPCIILCWNFNILLGIIIPLYQIGPKNSTDSKYGCNTGYRSIDVFNNKYIKVAIIKCVHDILFVFLMTSSSVHMVLILYRHKRNVNHIHNNSSSLKTLPETRATKAILLLVATFLLFNIFSPILILYMLYFKYINNWMIHTSAFLSLWYPTLSPFILISINNQIPRTHTH from the coding sequence ATGCTGACTTTTGATGAAATTCTGGGGATAGTATACCTTCAACCAACTGTAGTTGGATTCCTAGGGAACTGTATCCTCCTCTTCCTAAatggctttaatttcctccttgTTCGGAGAACAAGACCTAAAAACCTAATTTTCATCCATTTGGCCTTTTCCAATGCCATGGTGCTTCTCTTTAGGGGAATGCCTACTATAGCAAGACTTTGGAGGGTGAGATGTCTCCTGGATGAAACTGGGATTAAAATCATAACATACATGCAGACACTAAGCCGGAGCCTCTCTTTGTGTAGCACCTGCCTCTTGAGTGCCTTCCAGGCCATCACCATTAGTCCCAACAACTCCATATGGGCACAGCTCAAAATGAGAGCACCAAAGTGCATCATTCCATGCATTATTCTTTGCTGGAACTTCAATATACTGTTAGGTATCATTATACCTCTATACCAAATTGGTCCAAAGAATAGCACAGACAGTAAATATGGATGCAACACTGGGTATAGATCTATAGATGTATttaataacaaatatataaaagttGCAATCATAAAATGTGTTCATGATATTTTGTTTGTGTTCCTCATGACCTCTTCTAGTGTCCATATGGTCTTAATCCTATACAGACACAAGAGGAATGTCAATCATATTCATAATAATAGCTCCTCTTTAAAAACACTGCCTGAAACCAGAGCAACAAAAGCTATCCTGCTTCTAGTTGCCACCTTTCTTTTGTTTAATATATTCAGTCCCATTTTGATTTTGTACATGCTCTATTTCAAATACATAAACAATTGGATGATACATACCTCAGCCTTTCTCTCTCTATGGTATCCAACACTCAGTCCTTTTATTCTCATCAGCATTAATAACCAGATCCCCAGGACTCATACTCATTGA